ACTGATATGTCTCTCCCAAATTATGGCCACTGCTGGAGGAGGTCCCCTAACGTGAAGCTCCGTCCTCTGGGCGCTGAGATGGCTGTGATTAACTGATTTCACTGGAAATGTCTGTCAGGTCAAGTCAGTGTCTGCGTGGTTCTGTGAAAGCAAAGAGTCTGAGGTCCACTCTCGTtgttttttggttagatgcaGAATCAGACCGTGATGCTGCTTGTTATCAGTGATGTCTCTGATAATGAGACTTCGTTACAGCTCAGCAAAGTTTCAGTAGAAGAACTCAATAATAGTATAACATCTGCGACCTGCATTTAAAGAGTAAAAGATGGATGTAGACAGAGTAAGGTCAAAGATGGGGGCTGACTGCACTGCACTATGTAGCCAGGTACCTAGTCCAGGGACAATTAAAGGAAAAACGAGTATGAAAGAGTGTAGAAACATTAGGGTCACTGAGTGTTTTGGTGAGTATGATAATGACATAAatcaagggcgtaggtttcgtTTCAGCATTGAGGGTGtcggacacatatgaaacagaggGTTTAGGGGTCCTTTGTCAAAAAATGAGAGCGtcaaacacttgttttttttttgcatttttctatcaatttctgcattttctgcatcaatttatggtgtaaatgtccttaattttttcaaaataaaagtcctctgcaaCCTTCATGTTTCTACTCAGGTGGGcaaatgcacattttttaaatattgagtGAGACATGTCCCCTGCGTCttccctgaaatctacacctgtgATGGTAAACAGTCACCAGATCTTAACATCTTTGGAATATTTTGGCACGTGTAAGACAGTGCTCTGCAGTTATATAATATAAACTTTCATCTTTAAATCTATTTAGTGATGTCTGTGATTGTCTCCAGTGCTATATGccctgcttgtttttctttctatcTGCTGTATTCTCACTTGATCTCAGTAAGACTGCCTGATTACAGTAAATAAAGGTTGTTTATATAAATGAAGGGATGTGGTTCATCCCTCTAATACACTTCCACAGACTTGGCAGGGAGCACTCAAGCTGTTCTGGAGGCTTGTGGTGGACCACAAAGACACTTGATGTTGGTTTTGCCTTCAATTTCCTCACccatctgcatgtgtgtgttggtgttcataatgaaaatgaaatatttaaagtgGCTGAATTAGGACATGCAGACAATAAGACATGCACACGTGCCAAAAGAGCCACCCATGACAGAAGTAGCATTTCCCTCTctcaggaacacacacactatcacacacacatgcagacttAAAGCACAAATAAAGTAGGACAGAAGATCAGAATCAATACAGATGAATTATTGACTTCAAAGTAGACAGAGCTCATGAAAAGACACGCGCTCGTGCACCGCCAGCCAGTCTCCTCATCTCCTTTTAATATTATCACCTACTTGATAGGAGTGCTCAGCCAAAGGTGATGTCCATCCTCCTCTTCCAGGTGATTTCAATAGGTTAGATCCAATATCAGACAATTCTTAATAAATATAACCCGAGTGCTCGACGCACCTCTGACGTCAAATGTGCTCTGGAAAGCCAATATTtaatatgaaatataatattaatataaaactAAAGCCTTACATCGGGGTTTTATAACTCTGTTGTAGCGTAATGTGAAGCCGGTCCGACATTGAGGTCCGGACAGATACAGCTGTCCCCACGCCGCCGCTTCAGCACCGCTCAGCCTGACGGAGATGTGACGTCACGCAGACTTAAACCAATGAAGAAGGAGAAGCGGCTGCCACTCAAAGCATCCAAGACTCCGGGTAGGAAAAGAGTTCATTATAAAggcctgtgtttttttcttcttttcaaagTATGATAAAAATAGACATCAGGAGCAGGCTGGTAACCAGTGTTGGCACAGTGACTGGAATTATGAGTTTCTATTTTATAATGATGAGACACAAATATGAGATATTAAATCATAATTTTGACATGtagaaaaaacataattataatCTATAATGCTACTAGATCAAGGGGAGACACCACAGGTTAACATTATTCTTTAAATGTACTGGTTAATTTGGAgattttgggccattttgcttCCATAAGATGTTCTTTAACTACTGTAAGGAAAAAGTCCACACAATACACATTCAGATGTTTGGTTTAACATATGAATTTTACAATACATATCTATGCTTTTGCTCAAAAcgagttatttttttcctcataattTGGGCCAGTAGCACAAACATACACCATATCCTGAAGGTTTTTACTTAGGGGTTTGATTGtgtcatttatatttatataacattttatcttattttattttattcgtTATGGatgttgactttttattttatttatttatttatttttattttgtttgttatgGATATTgacttgtttatttttatttttattttattttatttgttatggatcttgacttttttatttttattttatttttactttattttattctattttgtttgttatggatcttgacttttttttatctttgttttatttcattttatttatttattatggagtaaagaaaataatttaaattgaTAATGCCACATTTGCATATGTAAATATACAATTTCAGAATACTTGTAcgctaaaacaaaataattgtcTTAGATGCTGAAGTTTCATGGTGATTTCTAGTGGTTAAAAGTTTTACCCTGTTCACTTGTAGCGTCACTCTATAACATCATGGCCATATTATTTATGAACGATCCCATTCTTAACTTCTCAtccttattattttttaaaataagtcTCATTTTAGATCATTATCAACATCAGAAAATAGAATTGTAAGAATAAATCATCGTCAAATCAATAAGTAATAATTTTAGCGTGCTTGTAGAACTATTCAATGCAAGTGTTTAATCGTGAGACAATGGTGTATTAAGTATATAAAGAttagtttgtaaaaaaaatacacagttaGTGGGTCATACACACAAATGTGCTGTTGCCATATTCATCTCACTAAACCTGGCTCAGCTCGCCCTCCAGTGGTTAAAATGATGCATGCATCCTCAAGGGCGGTTGTGCAATATGTGTCATGTGGTAACCTCTATAATATATACTGTCAGTAGCCATAATCCGCATGGTGGTAATGCTGATCTGTGGGTATCAGAAAAAGAAACCCCCAGTGACACAACACACCAGGTTTGTCTCGTCTTTCATAACATTTGGGTGGTTGCAATAAGGTCTGAGAGTCAACCAACCTCAACATGTAATGCAGAGCATCACActcatgtgtgcatgtattCCAGCATGGTAAGAAAGAGGAGGCTTCACTAAGTCTGCCATGTTTAGGTGCTGGCCTGAGCCACAAGCATCAGCACGGCAGTGGGCAGATATTATATAGGCTATCATCTGTTTACCAAGTCTGATCCgatcaaagacacacacacacacactatggaAAATTAGCTATATAAATATGGTCAGAAATGTCCTCACAATCCCCAGCCATAACCATTGCACGACCTTTGCCACAGTAACACTGGCCAATttaattttggtcatttttcacacatatgGGAAATGtttatgcatattttttttatatttgttggTACTTTATCACAAGAGCTTTTGAtggaaaacagcaataaaaatataataattcaAAACATGTAAAAGCAGCAAGGAAAAGCTTGTCCCTTGGTCAGTGAagagttgggaatcactgcatCGCCACCTTGTGGTATGTGGTCCTTGGTGATTGAAtacagaaatattttatttgaattaaaaaaaaaaaaatcccattcattttttttaaaaacagccaATATCTTCTTCCATTGCATTAAACGAGAAGGAACAGTGAAgaaatttttaatttgttctgAACTTGCTGACAAACAAAATGTGGGCAATACAACCTCTTATAAAAAGCATATTTAAACAACTACATTCTTTACAATatgtacaaataaatatataataacagCATGAACCAATAAACTCAGAGCATCTCACAAACTTTGCatgaatatttatattttcttattAAAACATGTTACATAGCCTGTCTGATGTGCTGTGTTATAGACAAACTAGATCATAAAAATCAATGCCGCTCTAGATGGAGCCGTTTGATTGTTCATGCAGCATTTACAGCTCTGTTTTGCTGCAGTGCGGTGCCAGATCAGATTACTTTAACTGACTGCCTGATGAAGTGCCAGCAGGTCAAGCCAGGATACCACAGCAGTAATTTCATAATTTTGAGTCGGGTCGCTTTGGTCCATGAGGTGGATGTTTGCTCTGTCACCCTGATGGATTGTTTTGTTTGCGTGTCCTCTTCAGGTGGAGTTCCTGAAGGAGCAGATATTTTTCCTGCAAAGATAAAGAACAGCTTCATTATTTATCTTAGTATACTTTCTGACTGTCTGTGAACACTGTGAAAGGGAACATTAAGTCTGTTTGATATCACAGAATGTCATTTGAAGGAACTTTTCTGGTTTCACATTAATGACAAttcacttaaaggaacagtgtgtcagattttaggtggatttagtggcatctagtggtgaggactgcaagTTGCAAGCAGCCGAAACTTCTCTCAGTTGGAATTCCTTCAATAttaattgttcaggaggttttatctgaagctgaattatccacggagctctcttcctctccgaaacaaatggaccaggtgattaaaatcaCTAATAAGACTGAATAATGCAgtgtcatgttacaaatcagtgtttctcctatgctgtttggcatgtcagggACAGGCtgttagcccagcacctgctaatgtgtgcacACCTTTTTAACTTAACTTAAGATTGAGACTTTGAGGAGGCTTTTACGAGGCGCCttattatccgcagaggtctcttcctctccaaaacaaatagacccactgatttaaaccagtaaaaacactcaataaagcagatttaatgttaaaaaaaagttgtgtttcTCCAACGCTGTCATCatagaggggctgctaactacagtggctgatgcgaAAATGTAATTGGCCCTATGTtcagccagtgtttggcttgtTCCTTCCTATacaactatttttatttttaggtgatcatacactaaaaaaatactcttattatattccatctctgccaatatatcatcctaaatcctacacactggacctttaagaaatGCAAGTATTAATGGTAGAAGCCTACAGCAGCAGTGGGAATGTTTGAGTTTCCTAAATGTCCCAAATGTCTGATGACAGGCCTCAACAGTTCTAAGAAGCTCTACTGTACCTGCAGTATTGTGTGCCACACTCTAAGTTATCCCTGCAGCTGGCGCCCACAGGCTTCATGCTGTTCCAACGCCACAGGAGTGACCGCTTGGTCCGCAGGATCAAACCATTCCAGTCTTCAGGTACAGGCAGTGAATTGACCTGTGAAGGCAAACATGCAGTAAAATCGTTTAGGAGCTGTGATGAAATCAAAAGACTTGATGTTCTTTTTTAGCTAAAAATAGATGAAGCAAACTCTCAGGACATGAATGGTTAAAGGTTATGAACTTACCTGAACAGCACAGATCAAACAAAGAAGGACGGAGAGAACAATGATTCTTTCCTGAAGAGTCCCCATGCTGTTTGCAGATCAAACTCAAGACAGAAGCAGCTCTGTAGCACGGCTGGTGTGTTGTTCCATGCCACCTGTATTAAAGGCTGTAGTTGGGTTGGGGAGGAGTTACCCTTTGAAGGATATGAAGGCTTGATTCCCTAATATTCCATCTTAATGACTGGGGCTGAGGTTTGGCAGAGAAGCCGATCTCAAGTCAGAGCCAACAATGCAAACATATTTATCAGTTTTATAACGGCAGCTGTAGTCAAAGTTTATCTGCAGGGAGCCAAAGTACACTTTAACCCTGTAATTAAGGACAACTCCACGTCTGTGATATCTAACTGAAACCTTAACATGTGTCACAGACTGAAAAGTGTATCCATCAACCTCTTTACTTCACCCCTGGAGTCTCCAATTCATCCAAGCTTCATGGTTTGGACTGCGGGAGGCAACTGCATGATGTGAAGTTTGAAGCACCAACGGCACTGAAAATACTATATATTGTAGTTTGGTGCTGACATAACTTGAGGCAGTGTCGGTTGGGGCTGAAGACTGGCTAAAAATTTTGAGGAAACAAATCTGGGAGTCTGAGTTGGAAATAAGTGAGTTTACCAGGGCTCTATGACCCGCTCCTCTGCTTAAGGCTATCAACTTGGGGCGGCCGTATCTCAGTCCAAAGGGACTTGGactgggaactggagggtcgccatTTTAAgtcaaatatggagcgtggactggtagctggagaggtgccagtttgccccatgggcactgccgaggtgcccttaaACAAGGCTCGGGCCCCTAACTGCTCAGGGTGCTTGTCTATGGGCAGCCCCCTCGttttgacatctctccatttaaccCATGTATagttcctgtttgtgcatgtgtgtgtattttgtgctGAAAAGAATTGAATTTCACCTCAGGGATAAATAAAGTGTATCATCTTCTTCAGCTTGAGGCTACATTAGCCACTAGTAGTATAACACACCTACCATACATCACATACCAAATAGTCGGCAGCCAAAATGTATTGTGGGAGGAAAatgaaactagaattaccacctggCAGCTGTATGCCTCTGCcaaccagtcaagctgcagtctacatccatgtctgtccagactcatataaCAGGCTACATGTAGTGAAGACTTTGAAGGAATTTAATAAAAGGTATTGAATGTATATTAAGTGCAGACACCGAAAATTAGTGTCACCACTTCaacatctgaccaaatgtttcccctttTGTTCCCCAGTTATGATGTTGGGAAATTGTCAGAGGTGTTTCTGCAgatcatcatgatgtcacagtgtagctgacctttgaccttttagacATTTATGTGACCTTTTATCATAACTAGAGtatgagtccaagtggacgtttgtgccaaattagaaaattccttcaaggcgttcctgagatatcacatttacaAAATGGGGGATGGAAAACCCAAAGACATAAtgcctcttgtgtgtgtgtgtgtgtgtgtgtgtgtgtgtgtgtgtgtggttgtatgTCAATAGTTAGCAAAGTTTCAACACCGGCTTTCAACATCTGCAAATTATAAATTAGTCAGACCAACCCCTGAAGTTTGTCACAAGGCCATTAATGCTTTACCGGTGACCTTTATACAAACTTGTCAACActtcatcaatcaatcattttgcAACGTGTGAAGCAGGAAACATGAACACGTCTTCAGAGAAT
The sequence above is drawn from the Epinephelus fuscoguttatus linkage group LG18, E.fuscoguttatus.final_Chr_v1 genome and encodes:
- the LOC125905971 gene encoding liver-expressed antimicrobial peptide 2-like is translated as MGTLQERIIVLSVLLCLICAVQVNSLPVPEDWNGLILRTKRSLLWRWNSMKPVGASCRDNLECGTQYCRKNICSFRNST